The following nucleotide sequence is from Candidatus Bipolaricaulis sibiricus.
GTTGTTGTACACGTCCATGTGCGGGTAGAGTGCGTAGTTCTGGAACACCATTGCGATGTCACGATCTTTGGGCGGGACGTCGTTTACGCGGCGGTTGCCGATGAAAATGTCGCCGCCCGTAGCATCTTCGAGTCCCGCCACCATGCGCAGACTCGTCGTCTTGCCGCAGCCAGACGGGCCGACGAGCACAACGAACTCCCCGTCGCGAACCTCCAACGTGACCCGGTCTACCGCGGTGAAGTTCCCGAACTTCTTCGTCACTTCGTTCAGCCGAACCTCAGCCATCCCGCCCTCCTTACGCTGCTGTGGCAGCGCGAAGCGTGGCCAGCATAGCCACCCGCCTGCGCCCTCGCAACAGGTCACCCACCGCTGATGGGGGGAAAGAAGGTCATCGCATCTCCTGATGCAAGCCGCGTCGCCTCCCCACGCAAGTGAGCGACGTTGCGCCCGTTCACGAACACGTGCAGGTGTTCCCGAAGCCTCCCTTCTTTGAACAGCAGCGGCCCGAGAACGGGCTCCCGCTCAGCGAGAATGCGCAGGGCCTCCCCACACGTCGTCCCCTCAGGAAGATCGAGATCCAGTCGGTCCGCCCCAACGACGGCGCGAAACTCCCCAAACAGCTTCACACTGATCTTCACACCCCGAGTATAGGCGAACCTACTGCTTGGGCCTGAGACGGCCGCGGATGATCGCTCGCAGCGCTTGGAGCCGCTTGACGATCCTCCCCTCCCACCCCACGTCCTTGGGGCGGTAGTACTCCCGGCCCTGCAGCCCCTCGGGTAGGCTTGGCATCGCCGCCACAAGCTCCGGCTCGTCGTGAGCGTAGCGGTACCCTCTGCCGTAGTCGAGGTCCTTCATCAGGTCCGTGACAGGGTTGCGAAGATGGAGCGGCACGGGTTGGTTGATCGTCGCCTCGACGTCCCGCTTCGCTTCGCCGTGGGCGACGTAGAGAGCATTCGACTTCGGGGCCAGGGCGAGGTAGGCCGCGGTCTCGACCAGCGCCAACGCGCACTCCGGCATTCCCACCTGCTCCACAGCCTGGGCCGCAGCAACCGCAAGCGGAAGGGCGTTGGGATCCGCAAGCCCGACGTCCTCACTCGCCATCCGCACCAGCCGTCGCGCCAGATAGCGGGGATCCTCCCCGGACTCCATCATTCGCACCAACCAGTAGATGGCCGCATCTACGTCGGAGTTGCGCACCGACTTGTGGAGCGCAGAGATGAGGTTGTAGTGCTCTTCGCCTGCCCGATCGTAACGAGGAGCCTTCTTCCCTACCGCCTCCGCTACCTGCACCAGCGTGAGATCGCCGTTGCCGATCGTCCCCACAGCCGTCTCCAGGGCCGTCAGGAGCCGGCGCGCGTCGCCGTCGGCGTGCCGGATGAGGAACTCGGCGGCGTCGCGATCGAGCGTGACCTCCCCTCGGAACCCCCGCTCGTCGGCCAGTGCACGCTGCAGTACCAGGCGCAGGTCATCCTCGGTGAGCGGCTCGAACACGAACAGCTGAGACCGGGACAGGAGGGCCGAGCGAAGAGCGAACGAGGGGTTCTCGGTCGTCGCGCCGATGAACAGGACCGAACCCTCCTCCAGAAACGGCAGGAGCACGTCTTGTTGAGCACGGTTCCAGCGATGGATTTCGTCCAGAAACAGAAGGTCTCTCTGCCCGGCCCGTTGCCACCGCTCCCGCGACGCCGCCAGAGCCTCCCGAACCTCGGTGACCGTAGCCAGCGCGGCCGAGCGCTGGACGAATCTCGCCCCCCACCGCGTGGCGACGAGCCGCCCCACCGTGGTCTTGCCCGTACCAGGCGGTCCCCAGAACAAGAGCGGGACGCCAACCCCGCCCTCGATGAGCGCGCGGAGGGGTCCCCTCGTGCCGAGGAGATGCCTCTGCCCCACCACTTCGTCCAGGTCGCGCGGTCGCAGCCGCTCTGCGAGCGGCGCCCGGCCCTGCCACAGGCCCTCCATGCCCTTCCATTGTACTGCCTTGACGCAGCCGGCCCGCCGCTCGTACACTCGCACCCGCAAGTCGGCAAGTCACACGTCGTCGCGCGCCCCTGACTTCCCGACTTAGGTGTCTGGCCATAGTACTTCGGGTCGTTAGCTCAGTCGGTAGAGCAGCGGACTCTTAATCCGCGGGCCGGGGGTTCGAGTCCTCCACGACCCACCAGGACAGGGCAGTCACGGGTCACCGAGTCGCAAGCCCTCGGATTCTGTTCCTGGTCTCCACGGCTTACCGAATCGGGGCCTGCGGACTCGGGACTCTGTCTCCCGGGTCGTTAGCTCAGTCGGTAGAGCACCGGCCTTTTAAGCCGGGAGTCGCAGGTTCGATTCCTGCACGACCCAGAACAGCTTTCGGGAGTCGACAGTCCCTGGCACAGAGAAGGGTCGAGCGGCGCAGGTGGAAGGAAGGCCACACGGCAGCGGGTGCGAGTCCGCCAGCTGTTGGCAGCATCCGTCCCGCCTTGTAGACTTCGACTTGTCGACCTGCGACTGTGGTTGCGTCCCCGTCGTCCAGCGGTCTAGGATACCGGGCTTTCAATCCGGAAACGGGGGTTCGAATCCCCCCGGGGACACTTGCTGCGCTCGGTGGGTGGGGGGTACACTCCAGGGCGAGTAGCTCAGTGGTAGAGCATCCGGCTTACATCCGGAAGGCCAGAGGTTCGATCCCTCTCTCGCCCAGTTGCATCGTGGGGACGTGGTCTAGGCTGGACTAGGACACCGGATTGTCACTCCGGAGACCGCGGGTTCAAATCCCGTCGTCCCCGCCAGGAAGGGGGTTGCCGGTTCTTCGGTTCGCGGTTGTCAGTTCAGACCGCACAACCGGCAACATGAGACCGGTTCTCGGGCGAGGTAGCTCAGGTGGTAGAGCACACGGCTGAAAACCGTGGTGTCCCCAGTTCGACTCTGGGCCTCGCCACCACACCGTACGTTGACCGCCCCACTGGGGCAAGGTAGGCTGACGGGTCCATGGGCCACACCGCTGAGGAGATCTGGCAGAAGGCGAGGACCCTGCTCGTCAAGGAGATCCCCCCCGCCACCTTCGCCGCCTGGATCGCCGACGCCCGCGCCCGTCCCAGCGAGGAGGGCACCCTCGTCCTAGAAGTCCCTTCCGTTCTGGCCAAGGGCGGTATCGAGCGTCGCTACCGTTCGCTCGTGGAGCGGGCGCTGGAGGAGGTAGCCGGCCATCCCGTCGAGCTCCGGGTGTCGGTCTCCGATCAGACCGCCCCTCCCCCTGCGCTCGAACCCCAGTTTGCTCGTCGCTACCATGGTTCCCTCCCCCTCAATCCGGAGTACACGTTCAGCACGTTCGTTCAAGGAAGGAACTCCCAGCTGGCGTTCGCCGCCGCTCAAGCCGTGGCCGAGGCACCCGCCCGTGCCTACAACCCCCTGTTCATCTACGGGAGCGTCGGCTTGGGGAAGACCCATCTCCTCCACGCGATCGGCGCGCACACCCTCGCTTCCCCCACGGATGCCACGGTGGTGTATACGACGTCGGAACGGTTCGCGACCGAGCTCATCCAGTCCATCGCTTCCAACACCACGGAGCAGTTCCGCGCGAAGTACCGCACGGTTGGGGTGCTGCTCATCGACGACGTCCACTTCTTGAAGAACAAGGAGGCGACGCAGGAGGAGTTGTTCCACACGTTCAACGAGCTCTACGGTAACGGGAAGCAGATCGTGTTGTCCTCGGACCGCGCTCCCGGCGACCTCCAAGGATTGCAGGACCGCCTCGTGTCGCGATTCCGATGGGGTCTCGTCGCCGACATCCAGGCCCCCGACTTCGAGACAAGGGCAGCGATCCTCCGGGAGAAGGCACGCCGAAGGGGCCTTGAAGTCCCCGACGAGGTGGTGGAGTTGATCGCATCCCGAATCACAACGAACGTGCGGGACCTCGAGGGCGCACTCATCAGGGCACTGGCCCACGCCGAGCTGTGCCAAGCCCCCGTCACGGCTGCCATGCTCGAAGAGATCCTCCCCAAGGAGGATCTGTCACGAAAGCTCACCGTGGAGGCAATCAAGAACGAAGTGGCCGCCACCTACCGGATCCCGGTCAGCGAGATCGAGAGCCCATCAAGAAAAAAGGAACTCGTTCATGCCCGCCAAATCGCGATCTACCTCGCTCGCGAGCTAACGGACACCTCCTTCCCCGCGTTGGGTCGCTCCTTCGGAGGACGTGATCACACCACGATCATGCACTCCTACCAGAAGATGCAAGAGCTTCTCCGCCAAATACCGCTCCTTCGCAGCGAGATCGAGTCCCTTCGGTCGGCGATCCTGAATAAGTACGGTCCGTGAAGATGTCCCCATCCGACCGGGGATTACCCTGTGGAAAACACTCAGTGGCCCTGGGGACAACCTTCCCTCAGGACGGGAAAAATGCTGCGGATACCCGGGCGGGAACCCTTTCCCCAACCGTACTTCCCAGGACATGTGTCCTGTCCCCAGGTTTTCCCCAGGTCTCTCCCCACCACGTTGCGCAGTCCCAGAGGCACCCCGTACAGTTATCCCCAGAGAACGGGCTGCCTCTACTACAACGACAAGGGTTATGACTAAGCAAGACATCTGGCAGTGGTTGGGTCCCCTGTCCCACAGGTGGGGAGCTGAGGAGCTTCTTCGGGACCAGACTGCGGTGTTTGTCTGGCCAGCTACAGGGCTCGCTCCGTTGGCGCGGGCGGTGTACGTTGATCAGACGATCCTTCACCTGTCGGTGGGAAGCCACGTTGTCGCGGCGGAGCTGAACCTCCTCAAGCACAAGCTCCTTGCTCGGCTCCACGAGATCTCGCCGGAGTGTGGAGTGACCGATCTTCGGTTCCAGGTTCGCGCTTGGGAGCGGCCGCCCCATGAGATCGTTGTTCCAGCTCCCACCGCGGAGATGGTGCGCCGAGCGCGCCGCTCCCTCCCCGCCGGGCTTCCCCCACGACTTCGAACGATCTTTGCCGAGGCCGTGGCGTGGGCACAGGCAAGGGATCGGGCGATTCTTGACGCCGGCGGATGGACGTGCCCGCAGTGTGACGTGGTGGCAACGGCGGAGATGACCGCGTGTCCGGTCTGCGGGATTGAACGGTCCAAGAGGGGTCGCTAGACTCGATCGGTACCTATGATCTCCAGCACCATTCTCGCTCTTCGCTCGGAGAAGGATCGCATGGCGGTGATGGCCTGCGATGGCCAGGCGACGATGGAGAGCCGGGTGGTGAAGGCCGCGGCGCGCAAGGTGCACCGCATTCACGGGGGGCGCGTCCTCGCGGGGTTCTCGGGGGGAACCGCGGACGGGATGACGCTCCTCGAGCGCCTGGAGGCCAAGATCGCCTCCGGTGGGAACCTCCGTCAGGCGGCGGTGGAGCTGTCACGCGAGTGGCGTACCGATCGCACCCTGCGTCGGCTGGAGGCCGTGGTGGTGGCGGTGTCGGAGGAAGCGTTGTTCCTTCTTACGGGTGAGGGGGACGTGATCGAGCCGGACGACGGTCTCGTGGGGATCGGGTCCGGTGGGGGGTACGCCGTGAGCGCGGCGCGGGCGCTGCTTCGCCATGCGCGCCTTCCTGTGGTTCAGGTTGCCCAGGAAGCGCTCCGCATCGCCTCTGAGCTCGACATCTACACGAACGACTGCGTCACTCTGGAGACCGTGACCTGGTGACCGACCGCCGCGCCGCTGTTGTCACGGGCACGGAGACACGGTAAGGTTCGGCACATCCTTTTGATGACAGGAGGTGTGGGATGGCCAACGTGATTCTGCCCAGCGGCGACATGGTCGTGGTGAACGACGGCGATCTGCTTTCGATCCTCAAGGAGCGTGGGCAGACGGCGGCCGCGATCCTTGTAGACGGGGAGCTCCGCGATCTACGGGATCCGCTGCCCAGCGTTGGTGAGATCCGAGCGGTCGGCCTGGACGACCCAGCGGCGCTCGAGGTGCTGCGCCACACGGCCTCCCACGTCCTGGCCCACGCTGTGACCCGCCTCTACCCCGGGGCGAAGCTCGCCATCGGCCCCGCGATCGACGACGGGTTCTACTACGACATCCGGTTCCCCCAGCCCGTGAACCGCGACGAGCTCCCCAAGATCGAGGCAGAGATGGCGAAGATCGTGCGGGAGGACCTCCCGATCGAGCGGGTGTGGCTTTCGCGCGCCGAAGCCGAAGCGCTCCTCGCCAACAACGGGGAGGACTACAAGCTTGAGCTGGTGGGGGAGATTCCCGACGAGAGAATCTCGTTCTATCGGCAGGGGGAGTTCATCGATCTGTGCCGTGGTCCGCATCTTCCTTCGACGGGCCTCGTCAGGCACTTCGCCCTCCTCGACCTTGCCGGCGCGTACTGGCGCGGTGACGCGACCCGCGACATGTTGACCCGTGTCTACGGAACAGCGTTTCCGACCCGGGAGGCGCTCGAGGAGCACCTGAAGTGGCGCGAGGAGGCGCGGAAGCGCGACCACCGCACGCTCGGGCCGGAGCTCGATCTTTTCTCCATCCAGAACGAGATGATCGGAGCGGGGCTCGTCCTGTGGCACCCCAAGGGGGCAGCGGTCCGCCACCAAATCGAGACCTTCTGGAAGGACGAGCACTACAAGGCTGGCTACCGGCTCGTGG
It contains:
- a CDS encoding ATP-dependent protease subunit HslV translates to MISSTILALRSEKDRMAVMACDGQATMESRVVKAAARKVHRIHGGRVLAGFSGGTADGMTLLERLEAKIASGGNLRQAAVELSREWRTDRTLRRLEAVVVAVSEEALFLLTGEGDVIEPDDGLVGIGSGGGYAVSAARALLRHARLPVVQVAQEALRIASELDIYTNDCVTLETVTW
- a CDS encoding Chromosomal replication initiator protein DnaA; this translates as MGHTAEEIWQKARTLLVKEIPPATFAAWIADARARPSEEGTLVLEVPSVLAKGGIERRYRSLVERALEEVAGHPVELRVSVSDQTAPPPALEPQFARRYHGSLPLNPEYTFSTFVQGRNSQLAFAAAQAVAEAPARAYNPLFIYGSVGLGKTHLLHAIGAHTLASPTDATVVYTTSERFATELIQSIASNTTEQFRAKYRTVGVLLIDDVHFLKNKEATQEELFHTFNELYGNGKQIVLSSDRAPGDLQGLQDRLVSRFRWGLVADIQAPDFETRAAILREKARRRGLEVPDEVVELIASRITTNVRDLEGALIRALAHAELCQAPVTAAMLEEILPKEDLSRKLTVEAIKNEVAATYRIPVSEIESPSRKKELVHARQIAIYLARELTDTSFPALGRSFGGRDHTTIMHSYQKMQELLRQIPLLRSEIESLRSAILNKYGP
- a CDS encoding Replication-associated recombination protein RarA — translated: MRVYERRAGCVKAVQWKGMEGLWQGRAPLAERLRPRDLDEVVGQRHLLGTRGPLRALIEGGVGVPLLFWGPPGTGKTTVGRLVATRWGARFVQRSAALATVTEVREALAASRERWQRAGQRDLLFLDEIHRWNRAQQDVLLPFLEEGSVLFIGATTENPSFALRSALLSRSQLFVFEPLTEDDLRLVLQRALADERGFRGEVTLDRDAAEFLIRHADGDARRLLTALETAVGTIGNGDLTLVQVAEAVGKKAPRYDRAGEEHYNLISALHKSVRNSDVDAAIYWLVRMMESGEDPRYLARRLVRMASEDVGLADPNALPLAVAAAQAVEQVGMPECALALVETAAYLALAPKSNALYVAHGEAKRDVEATINQPVPLHLRNPVTDLMKDLDYGRGYRYAHDEPELVAAMPSLPEGLQGREYYRPKDVGWEGRIVKRLQALRAIIRGRLRPKQ